A genomic segment from Maniola jurtina chromosome 16, ilManJurt1.1, whole genome shotgun sequence encodes:
- the LOC123872993 gene encoding tudor domain-containing protein 1-like yields MEELKEIVDSTEKNQLHENSDHWVDITYLVNPHLFYTRLTKNRAAVQKIQAIKPVLKCCSVDVHDIVLFNLERDSENPKYARGEVIDVDQAGDTIKCTLLAIDYGFREKDVPLDQIWKCDKLLSGIPPLAFKCKLANCGPREEDWKKEEIDAFKLFAGDGLAKIVVVKKTVDFLVVTLYNNGELDDVASVLVLTSFTGMGYIRSDLNLIEPKTSKVLKTVTHYNFKKIKTGDTLHVRVLSGKSLAAFYVADVLDYRKYLDECDFLTQLSKQEAPIDETCVKCGAVVCVNDYNDKKYKRGVIKKVYSQNDTALVQLVDLGKEQVFSFGNLRQVPQRYVSMPVVGIFCSVEDNQPRNNVHILLHPGRELLITIIKLGHQFESPNVIKIDRFVL; encoded by the coding sequence ATGGAAGAACTTAAAGAGATAGTGGATAGTACTGAAAAAAACCAACTACACGAAAATTCAGACCATTGGGTGGATATCACCTATTTAGTCAACCCGCATTTGTTTTACACACGCCTAACTAAAAATAGGGCTGCTGTACAAAAAATTCAAGCAATAAAGCCTGTATTAAAATGTTGTAGTGTGGATGTGCATGATATAGTACTTTTTAATTTGGAGAGAGATTCAGAGAATCCAAAATATGCTAGAGGTGAAGTTATTGATGTGGACCAagctggagataccataaaatgTACCTTACTCGCTATAGACTATGGATTTCGTGAAAAGGATGTACCTCTGGATCAAATTTGGAAGTGTGACAAGTTATTATCGGGTATTCCTCCTCTAGCATTCAAATGTAAGCTCGCTAATTGTGGTCCGAGGGAGGAAGATTGGAAAAAGGAAGAAATTGATGCTTTCAAACTTTTTGCTGGAGATGGGCTTGCCAaaatagtagtagtaaagaaaacTGTGGACTTTCTGGTGGTCACACTGTACAACAATGGAGAACTGGATGATGTTGCAAGTGTGCTTGTATTGACAAGTTTCACTGGAATGGGGTACATTCGCAGTGACTTAAATCTGATTGAGCCCAAAACATCAAAAGTTCTAAAAACAGTCACACactataatttcaaaaaaattaaaactggtgATACACTTCATGTCCGAGTACTATCAGGTAAATCACTCGCTGCTTTCTATGTGGCAGATGTATTAGATTACAGGAAGTACTTAGATGAGTGTGACTTCCTTACACAACTATCAAAACAGGAAGCTCCAATTGATGAAACCTGTGTTAAATGCGGTGCTGTAGTTTGTGTCAATGACTacaatgacaaaaaatataaacgGGGCGTAATAAAGAAAGTATATAGTCAAAATGATACAGCTCTGGTGCAACTGGTTGATTTGGGCAAAGAACAAGTTTTCAGTTTTGGGAATCTGCGACAGGTGCCTCAGCGGTATGTATCAATGCCAGTGGTTGGCATCTTTTGCTCCGTGGAGGACAACCAACCCAGGAACAATGTTCACATATTACTACATCCAGGACGGGAGCTTCTTATTACGATTATAAAATTGGGACACCAGTTTGAATCACCCAACGTAATCAAGATTGACAGATTTGTCCTTTAA
- the LOC123873019 gene encoding 26S proteasome regulatory subunit 6B: MEEIGIVLPEKDDQVTDTKGLPFAGPQSFDELESEDLYTKYKKLQRMLEFLEVQEEYIKDEQRNLKKEYLHAQEEVKRIQSVPLVIGQFLEAVDQNTGIVGSTTGSNYYVRILSTIDRELLKPSASVALHKHSNALVDVLPPEADSSISMLQADEKPDVQYSDIGGMDTQKQEIREAVELPLTHVELYRQIGIEPPRGVLMYGPPGCGKTMLAKAVAHHTTAAFIRVVGSEFVQKYLGEGPRMVRDVFRLAKENSPAIIFIDEIDAIATKRFDAQTGADREVQRILLELLNQMDGFDQTTNVKVIMATNRADTLDPALLRPGRLDRKIEFPLPDRRQKRLIFSTITAKMNLSEEVDLEEFVARPERVSGADINAICQEAGMHAVRENRYIVLPKDFEKGYKNNIKKDECEYEFYK; this comes from the exons ATGGAAGAAATTGGTATCGTACTTCCCGAAAAG GATGACCAAGTCACTGACACCAAGGGACTCCCGTTTGCGGGTCCACAGTCTTTCGACGAATTGGAATCTGAAGATTTATACACAAAATATAAG AAACTGCAGCGAATGTTAGAGTTCTTAGAAGTGCAAGAAGAATACATAAAGGATGAACAAAGAAATCTCAAGAAAGAATACCTCCATGCTCAGGAAGAGGTGAAGAGGATCCAATCGGTGCCGCTAGTCATTGGGCAGTTCCTTGAAGCTGTTGATCAGAATACGGGCATCG TGGGCAGCACAACAGGCTCAAATTACTATGTGAGGATCCTGTCCACAATTGACAGAGAGCTGCTGAAACCATCAGCCTCAGTTGCTCTACACAAGCACTCCAATGCTCTGGTGGATGTTTTACCTCCGGAAGCTGACAGCTCCATCTCTATGTTGCAAGCTG ATGAGAAGCCCGATGTACAATACTCGGACATTGGAGGTATGGACACACAGAAGCAAGAGATTCGTGAAGCGGTAGAGCTGCCCCTCACACATGTGGAGTTGTACAGACAAATCGGTATTGAGCCACCGAGAGGCGTGCTTATGTACGGACCACCTGGCTGTGGCAAAACCATGTTGGCTAAGGCAGTTGCTCATCATACTACAG CTGCCTTTATCCGCGTGGTGGGGTCGGAATTCGTGCAGAAGTACCTGGGCGAGGGCCCACGTATGGTGCGCGACGTGTTCCGCCTCGCCAAGGAGAACAGCCCCGCTATCATCTTCATCGACGAGATTGACGCCATTGCCACCAAGAG ATTTGATGCTCAAACTGGTGCAGACAGAGAAGTACAGAGAATTCTTCTGGAATTACTCAATCAAATGGATGGGTTTGATCAAACCACTAATGTTAAA GTAATTATGGCGACTAACCGTGCTGACACATTGGATCCTGCACTACTCAGACCTGGGCGTCTTGATAGGAAAATCGAATTCCCTCTGCCCGacag GCGTCAAAAGCGTCTCATCTTCTCGACGATAACGGCGAAGATGAACCTGTCGGAGGAAGTGGACCTGGAGGAGTTCGTGGCGCGGCCGGAGCGCGTGTCGGGCGCCGACATCAACGCCATCTGCCAGGAGGCGGGCATGCACGCCGTCCGGGAGAACAG GTACATTGTGTTGCCGAAAGATTTTGAAAAGGGATACAAGAATAATATCAAAAAAGATGAGTGTGAATACGAATTCTATAAATGA
- the LOC123873449 gene encoding uncharacterized protein LOC123873449, producing the protein MKLAVIFLCLLAYAFAKSFNLDTSDYNTAYGYLTRYGIPEGERIQKAEEEYLKGQTSRIVGGSPSADGQFKYQAGLISDIIGITGRGVCGGSLISPNRVLTAAHCWFDGRNRAWRFTVVLGSVLLFSGGTRLESTDVVMHPRWFPQLIRNDIAVIRLPSPVTLSATVGFISLPSKDQLKENFVGAQATASGFGITKDDGSISADQFLSHVRLDVISNLRCSLAFPFILQSSNICTATKDGQSTCRGDSGGPLVIDNDGEPILIGITSFGSALGCEMGSPAVFVRVTSYTDFINEKSIKGRMNFSSKSFKVPQTIIMKVLVLLVSLAAFISAGTVPDYSKFNPVYGYLTKFGIPEAERIQKAEEAYLNSQSSRIVGGFPAARAQIPYQAGLISDIIGQTGRGVCGGSLISNNRVLTAAHCWFDGRNHAWRFTVVLGSHLLFTGGNRILTSTVLMHDDWFPWQIRNDVAVIRLPDRIAFTDTIAPIGLPTGALLDRDFAGAQATVSGFGLIDDATTISPDQFLSYARVTVITNGVCNLAFPTIIQDSHICTSTAGGSGPDRGDSGGPLVTEWGGRLMQIGVVSFGSALDLRLPAAYARVTAFKDFIQNNL; encoded by the exons ATGAAGCTGGCTGTGATTTTCCTGTGTTTGTTAGCTTACGCTTTTGCCAAATCATTCAACCTCGATACTTCAGATTATAACACCGCCTATGGATATTTAACCAGATATGGAATCCCAGAAGGAGAAAGAATACAAAAGGCTGAAGAAGAATATTTAAAAGGTCAGACATCAAGAATCGTTGGTGGCTCTCCTTCCGCTGATGGACAATTTAAATatcag GCTGGCTTAATCTCTGATATCATCGGAATCACTGGCAGAGGTGTTTGTGGTGGTTCTTTAATTAGCCCCAACCGAGTCCTGACGGCAGCCCACTGTTGGTTCGATGGCAGAAATCGGGCTTGGAGGTTTACTGTTGTGCTCGGCTCTGTGCTGCTCTTCAGTGGTGGCACGAGGCTGGAATCGACAGATGTTGTAATGCACCCTCGTTGGTTCCCCCAGTTGATTCGTAATGACATTGCCGTTATTCGTTTACCTTCTCCTGTAACACTTTCAG CTACCGTTGGCTTTATATCTTTGCCATCTAAAGACCAACTTAAGGAAAACTTTGTTGGAGCTCAAGCTACTGCGTCAGGCTTTGGAATTACCAAAGATG ATGGCAGTATATCTGCTGACCAATTCTTGAGTCATGTACGTTTGGACGTGATTTCAAACCTGCGATGCTCATTGGCCTTCCCTTTTATTCTTCAATCATCGAACATCTGCACAGCGACCAAGGACGGACAGAGCACATGCCGTGGAGATTCTGGCGGCCCACTTGTCATTGACAATGACGGTGAACCTATTCTT ATTGGCATCACCTCATTTGGATCTGCTCTCGGCTGTGAAATGGGTTCTCCAGCGGTCTTCGTCAGGGTCACATCCTATACTGACTTCATAAACGAAA AAAGTATAAAAGGTAGGATGAATTTTTCATCCAAATCATTTAAGGTACCTCAAACCATCATCATGAAGGTACTGGTGCTTCTTGTGTCCTTAGCGGCATTCATTTCAGCTGGGACAGTACCCGACTATTCAAAATTCAACCCTGTATATGGGTACCTAACCAAATTTGGCATCCCAGAAGCCGAAAGAATTCAAAAGGCCGAAGAAGCTTACTTGAACAGTCAATCCTCCAGAATTGTCGGTGGATTTCCCGCTGCACGAGCACAAATTCCTTATCAG GCCGGCCTGATCTCTGACATCATTGGCCAAACGGGCAGAGGTGTGTGCGGTGGCTCCCTCATCTCTAACAACAGAGTCCTCACGGCTGCTCACTGCTGGTTCGACGGACGCAACCACGCATGGAGGTTCACTGTTGTCCTCGGCTCCCACCTTCTGTTCACCGGGGGAAACAGAATACTAACCAGTACGGTTCTCATGCATGATGATTGGTTCCCATGGCAAATCCGTAATGACGTAGCCGTTATCCGTTTACCCGACCGTATAGCATTTACAG ACACAATTGCACCTATTGGCTTACCTACTGGAGCTCTACTGGATAGAGATTTCGCTGGTGCTCAAGCTACAGTTTCTGGCTTTGGATTAATTGACGATG CGACGACAATTTCGCCTGATCAGTTTTTGAGCTACGCCCGAGTCACGGTGATTACGAACGGAGTTTGTAATTTGGCATTCCCTACCATTATACAAGATAGCCACATTTGTACCAGCACTGCAGGAGGATCTGGACCAGACCGTGGAGATTCTGGTGGCCCGCTCGTCACTGAATGGGGTGGCAGACTCATGCAG ATTGGTGTTGTATCGTTTGGATCTGCTTTGGACCTGCGCCTACCTGCTGCTTACGCCCGAGTTACGGCATTCAAGGACTTCAtccaaaataatttataa